The Hydra vulgaris chromosome 05, alternate assembly HydraT2T_AEP genome includes the window GTTAATTCTGTGAATCAGGTACGTGcagtataaaaaagtttgctcTTTGACAGAGCAAGTATTGATTAAATCACAACAACAAGTATTGTAGTAGACACCAAACACAGTATAATCTAATAGCTACAACCAGTGTGAACAATGTGCTCTCATCTCAAGAATTGTAATACTATTTTCAACAGCAACAGATAATAATTCTTCTGAATTCTGAAAAGCGCTATCACTCCATTTGGACGAAATGGTGGATCAAGGAGCTTTTTATGGAATTTCTGCTCTTTGCAATAACAAACTACAACAATGAGATTTCATAcagaaatgcaaaaaaaaaatagatctactaaaacaatttaaactatTACAGAGTACgtttattatttgcaaataacaatattatttaccaaaaaattaggctttaaaaaataatgctcttctttttaataattcaaattatCCATAGATATTAATAATGTTTCCtgataattgaaataaataaaaacagagcattattattcaaaataatcttaatattgttaatacttttgaataactGAAATTATCGAAAAGCATAGCACCATTATTCGAAGtttaatatttagattataatactttttacttCAATAGGCTCAGAGATAATTttagcattaaataaaaaaaatagatatatgAAAAACGAATGAATTGATTACATATTTTTGTGAATATTGTATCTATATAAGCTCAAATATTTTCTCTCTCACACAGAGAGAGTGAGAGAGAAAGACTCTCTCTCTTTATGCTAGTTATGCAAGTTAAAGTATATActtcaataatattattgtatatatttttgtataatatagcATGGATAGTATAGTATAGATTTGTACCATAAGTTAATATAGTATGGATACTTGTGGGGCCGAGGCGCAGTAGTTAAGGCGCTTGCTTTTAAAGCAAGAGATCGAGGTTCGAAAcaagctttggacatattttcgcgtcacggtaaggaaggaggcgtgaacttcctggttaaatgcacatccgcggtgctctgtgacaagaccattaggtcttctTGTGGCACCtaaacaacaatattaaaaaaaaaggatacgtctaaatttttgttgttaaacaACAAActataattgtattatttaaataaataacttatcgTATAGCAGTATCAAgttaagataaaattatattttattggcaataacaaacaaaatctgaaatgttttataataataaaaacgctatttttaaatattattagatgagttattattattaaagttacgcCAAACTTAAGTCAGAAATTAGTAGACGTAACTTTTCTTGCGTAAAGTTTGCTGAGCACTTTTTAGGAAAATGTTGTGAATACCGTTTTTTAGACTTTTTGCATAAGTAATAACTTACGTAAAAACTTAGGAATTtcgtaagtttttgtttacgCAAGGTTTGTGAATACCACTTAGCGTAACTTTGAACTTAATAGTGGGGGCTCTAAGCATAAATATTTAGCAAAATAGTTCAAAATGTGATACCAGCATGAAACTTGGCGAAACTGTTGTTAATAACTATACAAATTGATTTAGAAAAGGACCCCACTTGTAAATGTCTTAGGTTTTGAGTTGTagagattatttatttttagaaatggacttaaaaaacttcattttataGTGTAAAATCGGCTTGAAATAAAGACAGAAATTATGCGCGTGGTCATActgcaaaagttttaaaataaacagaaattaataaattgtttaggTTAGTGCAAACAGtgtatgtaaacaaaaaaatgtttttttttagttgttttttgttCATAAGTAAACGTATCTTTCAAAATAAGTAACTTTAATGAGCATAAACCTCATGCATTAGGTTTTTTGGTATTTCCGTAGCAATTATAGTTTACCAAAGAGATtgatatgtttgtttttaaaattttaaactatttactagCATTTATTGACGACAATAAATCTATATTAAGCTTGCTACTTTTAGATGTCTTTTACtgttattttactatatttattcaaaataagtgAGAcctataaaaatcaatataaaagaatagcccttaaaatttaatagtaaatgtCTCAGAAgagttttaaatttgtaaatgctGTAACTTGTTATGaattaccaacaacaacaaataatgCCATTGAGTGGGATAAATGCTTCATATGTCAAGAGCTATCATCAAATAGTTGCGACATTGTTAATCCTTCTAAATCCAAAAAGCTACCAAGAGACACTGGTTATAAGACATTACTTAGTAATCTAGAAGTTCCAAGAAATGGGTttgattttataacaatatatttattttatagcaatatatttattttatagcaatatatttattttatagcaatatatttattttatagcaatatatttattttatagcaatatattttatatattgctataaaataaatacatctTTTTTGGCGATTGTTTTTAAGAGAGGATAGGTTAGTTGATCTTAGGTATAATCATGTTTTGCTTTCATACTTTCCCTAGTATTGAACCAGATTTTCGTTTGAGTAAGTAATAATTTCGAGTGAGTAATATTTTGCTGAAAATTGAGATTTATTTTATACAGGTAGTTTGTCAGCTGATTTAACTTCCAGACTCCAATGCGAAGATTTGCTGCAACAGCTTTGCAACAACAATGCGGTATatcacaaaaaatgttatacaaatTTTGATAACTATCACTACCAGAGAGCATCTAAACGAAGAAAAACATTAGACATGACAGAAGAACTACCAATTCCTAGCCATGGTACAAGGTTAAAATTTCAGGCCAACAACAATCGAGAAAATTGTTTCTTGTGTGAGAAGGTGGATGATAAAAATCTAAGTCTAGTGATGACTCTTGAACTAGATAAAAAGGTTCGCAGTTGTGCTGAACTTCTATCGGATGCTAAATTACTTGCAAAGCTGAGTGAAGGTGATCTGGTAGCTACTGAGGCTCATTATCAGTTATATAACCGCTTGCGTTTGTTACAGAAAGACCAACCAGTAATTAAAAGTGATAACAACATTGTTTACGGGACTGTCCTAGGAGAGATAGTGGAATATATCTATCAGTGCTATGAAGATGAATCAACTATTCCTGTGTTTCAACTTTCAGGACTATACCAATTATTTTGCAATCGTTTAAAGAGTTAtgatataaattcaaaatgtgaaaacaaaacaagactaaaagaaaaaattttagtacCAGAATTAggagaatttaaaaaaggtaGAGAAGTTTTGCTGATATTTAAGGCAAACCTGGGAACTGCTATTTCTGATGCTTGTTATTTAACAAACGAGGAAGAGGGTTTATGTTTGGTAAAAGCAGCAACTATTTTGCCAAACCAAATTTTTAAAGTcctaaataatgataatattccaatatttttgaATGATTTAGATGGTGAACTAATCCTAAACacattaaaaagcttttttagaATGAtgttatatggaaaaaaagtaaaagatgtTAACATTGATTCAGCACATAGTAAAGTTGCATCTACTATTTCTCAACTCATattttacaattgtttaaaaaacatagttCCAACCAAATAAGAAGGAAAATATAAACGTCATAAAAAAGATAGAATTCCACCTTTTTCATCATATGTTGGTTGAAATATACATTCCAAAACAAGAAAGAAAGGCATTGTAAATAGTTTAGCAAAGCTTGGAGTTAGTGTACCGTTATTTTGAATGTAGTTTAAAAACCCAGACCTGGGATAGTCGTGGTAATGGAGTTAGAGTGTGTGTTTCTGATTCAACTCCTATTTGGAAAAATTGGTCACAGTTCTTACGATtggatgaaaataaaaatgagttgtTTAAAATGCTTGCAACAAACTTTGTACAAGTACCGACATTTGACTTACTTTTAGTAACAACGtgtgataa containing:
- the LOC136080837 gene encoding uncharacterized protein LOC136080837 translates to MTEELPIPSHGTRLKFQANNNRENCFLCEKVDDKNLSLVMTLELDKKVRSCAELLSDAKLLAKLSEGDLVATEAHYQLYNRLRLLQKDQPVIKSDNNIVYGTVLGEIVEYIYQCYEDESTIPVFQLSGLYQLFCNRLKSYDINSKCENKTRLKEKILVPELGEFKKGREVLLIFKANLGTAISDACYLTNEEEGLCLVKAATILPNQIFKVLNNDNIPIFLNDLDGELILNTLKSFFRMMLYGKKVKDVNIDSAHSKVASTISQLIFYNCLKNIVPTK